In Massilistercora timonensis, the following are encoded in one genomic region:
- the rplU gene encoding 50S ribosomal protein L21 — protein MYAVIATGGKQYKVSEGDVIRVEKLGVEAGETYTFDQVLAVSDNGLKVGTPTVEGATVEASVIENGKAKKVVVYKYKRKTGYHKKNGHRQQYTAVKIEKINA, from the coding sequence ATGTACGCAGTTATAGCAACAGGTGGTAAACAGTACAAAGTATCCGAAGGCGATGTGATCAGAGTTGAGAAGCTTGGAGTTGAAGCCGGGGAGACTTATACATTTGACCAGGTGCTTGCGGTAAGTGACAATGGACTGAAGGTTGGAACACCGACAGTAGAAGGTGCTACGGTTGAGGCTTCTGTCATTGAGAACGGCAAGGCAAAGAAAGTTGTCGTTTACAAGTACAAGAGAAAAACCGGATATCACAAGAAAAACGGTCACAGACAGCAGTATACGGCAGTTAAGATCGAAAAGATCAACGCTTAA
- a CDS encoding ribosomal-processing cysteine protease Prp, translating to MIHAVVFKDQEDRIRGFELCGHAEYAQPGQDVVCAAVSMLAINTANSIECLTEDRFSMTADDEKGEIHYQIEGIPSKEAQLLLASLNLGLKEMADDENYAEYIDLTVQEV from the coding sequence ATGATTCATGCAGTTGTTTTCAAAGACCAGGAAGACCGGATCAGAGGATTTGAACTCTGCGGTCATGCGGAATACGCACAACCGGGACAGGATGTGGTGTGCGCGGCAGTTTCCATGCTGGCAATCAACACCGCCAATTCCATCGAATGTCTGACGGAGGATCGGTTCTCCATGACGGCAGACGATGAGAAGGGCGAGATCCACTATCAGATCGAAGGGATCCCGTCGAAGGAAGCCCAGCTTCTTCTGGCAAGCCTGAACCTTGGTCTTAAGGAAATGGCAGATGATGAGAACTATGCGGAATATATTGATTTAACAGTTCAGGAGGTGTGA
- the rpmA gene encoding 50S ribosomal protein L27 translates to MMKLNLQFFAHKKGVGSTKNGRDSESKRLGAKRADGQFVKAGNILYRQRGTKIHPGVNVGRGGDDTLFALVDGVVRFERKGRDRKQVSIYPAAQ, encoded by the coding sequence ATGATGAAATTAAACCTTCAGTTTTTCGCTCATAAAAAGGGTGTAGGTTCTACCAAGAACGGCAGAGATTCTGAGTCCAAGAGACTTGGAGCCAAGAGAGCGGACGGACAGTTCGTGAAAGCCGGAAATATCCTTTACAGACAGCGGGGAACCAAGATCCATCCGGGCGTTAATGTTGGACGCGGCGGAGACGATACCTTGTTTGCCCTGGTGGATGGTGTTGTAAGATTTGAGAGAAAAGGAAGAGATCGGAAACAGGTTTCCATCTATCCGGCAGCACAGTAA